One part of the Vanessa cardui chromosome 2, ilVanCard2.1, whole genome shotgun sequence genome encodes these proteins:
- the LOC124536540 gene encoding zinc finger protein 883-like isoform X2: MLQCCYCSKEFKYESEKKRHEQSHFPQFECNQCFKKFSFLSALRRHQKQHERTGSVQCLDCGRNFRDDILLKRHIKYAHKGTYECSKCSSKFKSDLALMSHMKTHKPKAERRYQCSFEDCKKSFNFAHHLKHHELTHTNAKQFYCKTCGKGFIQAHHLKSHIKTHEPENWLYCTIPDCNKRFVTEYARKKHLTSHRTTIDSGISSDSNCDISQDSLKDAAVLCAKCGNMVTPTSYANHERECMPIPETPEDTNTKPKIEIELNNNYNNIEVFSNCKTILGKCIADENSPNSCLCAQIKDANNFYDELLPNENFDPLKVEIDNKQTPNSYYENVSVMNNACESCDCSSTKSNLQNTNSLKEPLLQNTNDNLPKFELRNDGAIKLKDTIDIDINIKAESEVTETEKLLNIMNQVPFNSCKAVLGKCIVSGSGTISENCLCAKMSIDDQMTAQEIDEITPQPIMTT; encoded by the exons ATGTTGCAGTGCTGTTACTGTtctaaagaatttaaatatgaaagcgAGAAAAAGAGACATGAACAAAGTCATTTTCCACAATTTGAGTGCAACCaatgttttaaaaagtttagttttct atCAGCCTTAAGAAGGCACCAAAAGCAGCATGAAAGAACTGGAAGTGTTCAGTGCCTTGATTGTGGACGTAACTTTCGCGATGATATTCTTCTTAAGCGTCACATAAAATATGCGCACAAAG gtACATATGAATGTTCTAAATGCAGCTCCAAATTCAAAAGTGATCTGGCATTAATGTCGCATATGAAGACTCATAAGCCTAAAGCTGAAAGAAGATACCAGTGTAGTTTTGAAGActgtaaaaaatcttttaacttTGCACACCACCTCAAACATCATGAGCTAACACACACTAACGCAAAACagttttattgtaaaacttGTGGAAAAG gttTTATTCAAGCTCATCATTTGAAGTCTCATATTAAAACCCATGAGCCTGAGAATTGGTTGTATTGTACCATTCCAGATTGTAACAAGAGATTTGTTACAGAATATGCAAGGAAAAAACATCTCACAAGTCATA GGACTACCATTGATAGTGGCATATCATCAGATTCAAACTGTGATATTTCTCAGGATTCATTAAAAG ATGCAGCAGTGCTCTGTGCCAAATGCGGAAATATGGTAACACCAACTTCATATGCAAATCACGAAAGAGAATGTATGCCAATACCAGAAACGCCTGaagatacaaatacgaaaccaAAGATTGAaatcgaattaaataataattataataatatagaagttTTTAGCAACTGCAAAACAATATTAGGTAAATGTATTGCAGATGAAAATTCACCAAATAGTTGTTTGTGTGCGCAAATAAAAGATGCGAACAATTTTTATGATGAGCTACTTCCAAACGAAAACTTTGATCCTCTTAAAGTTGAGATAGATAATAAACAAACACCGAATAGTTACTATGAGAATGTCAGTGTTATGAACAATGCATGCGAAAGCTGTGATTGTTCCAGTACCAAATCTAATCTCCAGAATACAAACTCTTTAAAGGAAcctttattacaaaatacaaatgacaatttaccaaaatttgaattaagaaacgATGGTGCAATAAAACTCAAAGATACAATTGACATAGATATCAACATTAAAGCAGAAAGTGAAGTGACTGAAACggaaaaattattgaatataatgaaTCAAGTGCCTTTTAATAGTTGTAAAGCAGTGTTAGGTAAATGTATAGTGAGTGGTAGTGGTACCATAAGTGAGAATTGCTTGTGTGCTAAGATGTCAATAGATGATCAAATGACAGCTCAAGAAATTGATGAGATCACACCACAACCAATAATgacaacataa
- the LOC124536540 gene encoding zinc finger protein 14-like isoform X1, whose translation MLQCCYCSKEFKYESEKKRHEQSHFPQFECNQCFKKFSFLSALRRHQKQHERTGSVQCLDCGRNFRDDILLKRHIKYAHKGTYECSKCSSKFKSDLALMSHMKTHKPKAERRYQCSFEDCKKSFNFAHHLKHHELTHTNAKQFYCKTCGKGFIQAHHLKSHIKTHEPENWLYCTIPDCNKRFVTEYARKKHLTSHRTTIDSGISSDSNCDISQDSLKADAAVLCAKCGNMVTPTSYANHERECMPIPETPEDTNTKPKIEIELNNNYNNIEVFSNCKTILGKCIADENSPNSCLCAQIKDANNFYDELLPNENFDPLKVEIDNKQTPNSYYENVSVMNNACESCDCSSTKSNLQNTNSLKEPLLQNTNDNLPKFELRNDGAIKLKDTIDIDINIKAESEVTETEKLLNIMNQVPFNSCKAVLGKCIVSGSGTISENCLCAKMSIDDQMTAQEIDEITPQPIMTT comes from the exons ATGTTGCAGTGCTGTTACTGTtctaaagaatttaaatatgaaagcgAGAAAAAGAGACATGAACAAAGTCATTTTCCACAATTTGAGTGCAACCaatgttttaaaaagtttagttttct atCAGCCTTAAGAAGGCACCAAAAGCAGCATGAAAGAACTGGAAGTGTTCAGTGCCTTGATTGTGGACGTAACTTTCGCGATGATATTCTTCTTAAGCGTCACATAAAATATGCGCACAAAG gtACATATGAATGTTCTAAATGCAGCTCCAAATTCAAAAGTGATCTGGCATTAATGTCGCATATGAAGACTCATAAGCCTAAAGCTGAAAGAAGATACCAGTGTAGTTTTGAAGActgtaaaaaatcttttaacttTGCACACCACCTCAAACATCATGAGCTAACACACACTAACGCAAAACagttttattgtaaaacttGTGGAAAAG gttTTATTCAAGCTCATCATTTGAAGTCTCATATTAAAACCCATGAGCCTGAGAATTGGTTGTATTGTACCATTCCAGATTGTAACAAGAGATTTGTTACAGAATATGCAAGGAAAAAACATCTCACAAGTCATA GGACTACCATTGATAGTGGCATATCATCAGATTCAAACTGTGATATTTCTCAGGATTCATTAAAAG CAGATGCAGCAGTGCTCTGTGCCAAATGCGGAAATATGGTAACACCAACTTCATATGCAAATCACGAAAGAGAATGTATGCCAATACCAGAAACGCCTGaagatacaaatacgaaaccaAAGATTGAaatcgaattaaataataattataataatatagaagttTTTAGCAACTGCAAAACAATATTAGGTAAATGTATTGCAGATGAAAATTCACCAAATAGTTGTTTGTGTGCGCAAATAAAAGATGCGAACAATTTTTATGATGAGCTACTTCCAAACGAAAACTTTGATCCTCTTAAAGTTGAGATAGATAATAAACAAACACCGAATAGTTACTATGAGAATGTCAGTGTTATGAACAATGCATGCGAAAGCTGTGATTGTTCCAGTACCAAATCTAATCTCCAGAATACAAACTCTTTAAAGGAAcctttattacaaaatacaaatgacaatttaccaaaatttgaattaagaaacgATGGTGCAATAAAACTCAAAGATACAATTGACATAGATATCAACATTAAAGCAGAAAGTGAAGTGACTGAAACggaaaaattattgaatataatgaaTCAAGTGCCTTTTAATAGTTGTAAAGCAGTGTTAGGTAAATGTATAGTGAGTGGTAGTGGTACCATAAGTGAGAATTGCTTGTGTGCTAAGATGTCAATAGATGATCAAATGACAGCTCAAGAAATTGATGAGATCACACCACAACCAATAATgacaacataa
- the LOC124536552 gene encoding reduced folate transporter-like, with protein sequence MENWIKITLVLCLFGTLREIRPSEPFVTEFLLGEWRNITEDQLNREVYPVGTYSYLALLVVIFLITDFLRFKPVIILSGLSGISVYAVLLWTSSIEWLQVSQFLYGLYMATEVAYLTYIYAKVDSAKYPLVSSCTRIAALTGRFLSGASSQLLTHYGLMNYRDLNYITFAAQILATFWAFWLPPVPYGIYFHRRSIATTIQIDIGTMNMEKQNPQQSEKRSFRKDITDAAYLIARHARSAYTRPKVLAWSALYAAAMALFVQAQTYVQLLWNQIQKDDEAPVVYNGAVEAVQTLLGAGGALAASYCARAALPAPAAAAQGAAVFAGTHVPNVFASYAGYIVMGLLYHYTITLASAKIAGQLSDDSCFGLIFGINTLLGTGLQSLLTLILIQTLTLPIAAQYFTLSGLFLVLASIWMLGWIVNVCRQTKSISVTNQY encoded by the exons atggaaaacTGGATAAAAATTACCCTCGTCCTGTGTTTATTTGGAACTTTGCGTGAGATCCGGCCCTCAGAGCCTTTTGTTACTGAATTTCTTCTCGGCGAGTGGCGTAATATTACTGAAGATCAATTAAATCGCGAAGTCTATCCGGTTGGAACTTATTCATATTTAGCCCTtcttgttgtaatatttttgatcaCCGACTTCCTTAGGTTCAAGccagttattattttatcag GTCTAAGTGGTATCTCAGTCTATGCTGTACTACTATGGACTTCCAGCATAGAATGGCTCCAAGTCTCTCAATTTCTGTACGGACTGTACATGGCTACAGAAGTTGCTTATTTGACTTACATATATGCGAAG GTGGATTCAGCGAAGTACCCTCTCGTTTCGTCTTGTACTCGGATAGCAGCACTGACGGGTCGTTTCCTGTCTGGAGCAAGTTCCCAGCTCCTGACTCATTACGGACTGATGAACTATCGTGATTTGAATTACATCACCTTTGCTG cTCAAATTTTGGCAACGTTCTGGGCATTTTGGCTGCCACCTGTTCCTTATGGAATATACTTTCACAGACGCTCAATAGCCACTACCATTCAAATAGACATAGGAACTATGAACATGGAAAAGCAGAATCCACAGCAATCCGAGAAG CGTTCGTTCCGTAAGGACATAACGGATGCGGCGTACCTCATCGCGCGGCACGCCCGCTCCGCCTACACTCGGCCGAAGGTTCTCGCGTGGTCTGCGCTGTACGCGGCCGCCATGGCGCTGTTCGTACAGGCGCAGACCTACGTGCAACTACTCTGGAACCAGATACAGAAGGACGATGAAGCACCG GTGGTGTATAACGGCGCGGTGGAGGCCGTGCAGACGCTGctgggcgcggggggcgcgctGGCGGCGTCGTactgcgcgcgcgccgcgctgcCCGCGCCCGCGGCCGCCGCGCAGGGCGCCGCCGTGTTCGCGGGCACCCACGTGCCCAACGTGTTCGCGTCCTACGCGGGATACATCGTCATGGGACTGCTCTACCACTACACCATCACGTTAGCCAG TGCAAAAATTGCTGGTCAGCTCAGTGATGACAGCTGTTTCGGTCTCATATTCGGTATCAACACCTTGCTGGGTACGGGTCTACAGTCTCTCCTCACACTAATTCTCATACAAACGCTCACATTGCCAATCGCAGCACAGTACTTCACTCTCAGCGGCTTGTTCTTAGTCCTAGCGTCAATTTGGATGCTTGGCTGGATAGTAAATGTATGTAGACAAACAAAAAGTATTAGTGTTACAAATCAGTATTAA
- the LOC124536568 gene encoding single-pass membrane and coiled-coil domain-containing protein 4 → MRKLKGVVKETAKQKRERKQEFAKMRQQINTIVLPTFAVIFLLICVYVYFKTRPSSMQYA, encoded by the coding sequence ATGAGGAAGCTCAAGGGAGTAGTTAAAGAAACCGCTAAGCAGAAACGCGAGAGGAAGCAAGAATTTGCTAAGATGCGTCAACAAATAAACACAATAGTCTTGCCGACGTTTGCGGTTATCTTCCTATTGATATGTGTCTACGTATACTTTAAAACACGACCCTCTTCGATGCAGTACGCTTAA
- the LOC124541073 gene encoding polyisoprenoid diphosphate/phosphate phosphohydrolase PLPP6 isoform X1, which translates to MLGEIEDKRKVPDMLQRILRYDIQVTKKFVEMSQNITALRSLRIHSKFLEVSCHGIVWLAGWLSFIWFFNNRELYQLQVNMLFALILDIIVIAVLKAFVRRRRPLPMNKLLPGNPDKYSFPSGHTSRAVLVAFILICIDPIYFIFYPPLLAWAGAVAISRVLAERHYFLDVFAGLGIGVLEGLFMSLIWFSQSTAVSVITSLADEKKDGGEYHV; encoded by the exons ATG ttaGGAGAAATAGAAGACAAGAGAAAAGTTCCAGACATGTTGCAGCGAATACTAAGATATGACATTCAAGTCACTAAAAAATTTGTTGAAATGTCTCAAAATATAACAGCATTAAGATCACTTCGTATACATTCAAAGTTTTTAGAG GTATCATGTCATGGCATAGTATGGCTGGCGGGCTGGCTCTCCTTCATTTGGTTTTTTAACAACAGGGAACTGTATCAACTACAAGTCAATATGTTATTTG CGCTCATTCTAGATATAATAGTAATAGCTGTATTGAAGGCTTTTGTGAGGAGACGTCGCCCCCTACCAATGAACAAATTGTTGCCTGGCAACCCGGACAAATATTCCTTTCCTTCAGGCCATACAAGTAGAGCAGTTTTAGTTGCtttcattttgatttgtatagatcctatctattttatattctatccACCCCTGCTTGCTTGGGCTGGAGCTGTAGCTATATCGAGGGTTCTTGCGGAGAGGCACTATTTCTTGGATGTGTTTGCTGGTCTGGGTATTGGAGTCCTGGAAGGATTATTTATGTCACTTATTTGGTTTTCTCAAAGCACCGCTGTCAGTGTTATTACATCTTTGGCTGATGAAAAGAAAGATGGTGGAGAATATCATGTCTAA
- the LOC124541073 gene encoding polyisoprenoid diphosphate/phosphate phosphohydrolase PLPP6 isoform X2 — protein sequence MLQRILRYDIQVTKKFVEMSQNITALRSLRIHSKFLEVSCHGIVWLAGWLSFIWFFNNRELYQLQVNMLFALILDIIVIAVLKAFVRRRRPLPMNKLLPGNPDKYSFPSGHTSRAVLVAFILICIDPIYFIFYPPLLAWAGAVAISRVLAERHYFLDVFAGLGIGVLEGLFMSLIWFSQSTAVSVITSLADEKKDGGEYHV from the exons ATGTTGCAGCGAATACTAAGATATGACATTCAAGTCACTAAAAAATTTGTTGAAATGTCTCAAAATATAACAGCATTAAGATCACTTCGTATACATTCAAAGTTTTTAGAG GTATCATGTCATGGCATAGTATGGCTGGCGGGCTGGCTCTCCTTCATTTGGTTTTTTAACAACAGGGAACTGTATCAACTACAAGTCAATATGTTATTTG CGCTCATTCTAGATATAATAGTAATAGCTGTATTGAAGGCTTTTGTGAGGAGACGTCGCCCCCTACCAATGAACAAATTGTTGCCTGGCAACCCGGACAAATATTCCTTTCCTTCAGGCCATACAAGTAGAGCAGTTTTAGTTGCtttcattttgatttgtatagatcctatctattttatattctatccACCCCTGCTTGCTTGGGCTGGAGCTGTAGCTATATCGAGGGTTCTTGCGGAGAGGCACTATTTCTTGGATGTGTTTGCTGGTCTGGGTATTGGAGTCCTGGAAGGATTATTTATGTCACTTATTTGGTTTTCTCAAAGCACCGCTGTCAGTGTTATTACATCTTTGGCTGATGAAAAGAAAGATGGTGGAGAATATCATGTCTAA